A section of the Verrucomicrobium sp. GAS474 genome encodes:
- a CDS encoding helicase C-terminal domain-containing protein → MIAPRDGFSDLDIRVGRFFSPEGPLGEARNFELRPEQTRMAEAVARALIERRHLVVEAGTGTGKSLAYLVPAIYHALEEGRQAILSTHTINLQEQLFLKDIPLVQKLIPQEFTAVLLKGRQNYLCPRRLDRAMRNAEGLFATAQTEELKRLWEWHQKTEDGTLADLDPAPDMLVWSQVCSEPHVCTPRTCGGENSRCFYQRLRLKAQTAQVLVVNHSLFFSLLAAEAESENTPSDEEGNGYLFHNDFVVFDEAHTMENVAARHLGLTVSQSRLRFLLNRLYNTKTQKGLFQVLQRGEGAKLVGETHHASEDFFAKVEGATPFNRGNEVRISKPGLVEDTLSYLLLRIHRTLIEALDDLEEDGVGEGESSSGKSDLRLEVKDSAQRIASFKNGISEFLTQSREDHVYWVERSPKYKEIQLVAAPTDVAPLLKRLVFRPGQTAIMTSATLAVARDLHFFQKRIGADEPSVESLKLDSPFDYAKQMRVYIPRKMPEPNSGEDYERALARWIEHFVLETEGRAFVLFTSYKLLLAIADRMELFFRNHDFTLLLQDGSQPRHKLLQRFRTGKKAVLFGTDSFWQGVDVPGDALGNVILTRLPFAVPDHPLTQARLERIELEGGDPFRDYSLPEAILKFRQGVGRLIRTKQDTGIIVILDNRVLSKTYGKAFLNMLPKCPVEILDQP, encoded by the coding sequence ATGATTGCGCCCCGCGACGGATTCTCCGACCTGGACATCCGCGTGGGGCGTTTTTTTTCGCCCGAGGGGCCTCTCGGCGAGGCCCGTAATTTCGAGCTCCGGCCGGAGCAGACCCGGATGGCCGAGGCCGTCGCCCGGGCGCTGATCGAGCGCCGCCACCTCGTCGTCGAGGCCGGGACCGGGACCGGGAAGAGCCTCGCCTACCTCGTCCCCGCGATCTATCACGCGCTGGAGGAAGGGCGGCAGGCGATCCTCTCGACCCACACGATCAACCTCCAGGAGCAGCTCTTCCTGAAGGACATCCCCCTCGTCCAGAAACTGATCCCGCAGGAGTTCACCGCCGTCCTCCTGAAGGGCCGCCAGAACTACCTCTGCCCGCGCCGCCTCGACCGGGCGATGCGGAACGCCGAGGGGCTCTTCGCCACGGCGCAGACCGAGGAGCTGAAGCGCCTCTGGGAATGGCACCAGAAGACCGAGGACGGGACCCTGGCCGACCTCGATCCCGCGCCCGACATGCTCGTCTGGTCCCAGGTCTGCTCGGAGCCCCACGTCTGCACGCCCCGCACCTGCGGCGGCGAGAACAGCCGGTGCTTCTACCAGCGCCTCCGGCTGAAGGCGCAGACGGCGCAGGTGCTGGTGGTGAACCACTCACTCTTTTTTTCCCTCCTCGCCGCCGAGGCCGAGAGCGAGAACACGCCCTCCGACGAGGAGGGGAACGGCTACCTCTTCCACAACGACTTCGTCGTCTTCGACGAGGCCCACACGATGGAGAACGTCGCCGCCCGCCACCTCGGCCTCACCGTCTCCCAGTCCCGGCTCCGCTTCCTGCTGAACCGGCTCTACAACACGAAGACCCAGAAGGGGCTCTTCCAGGTCCTCCAGCGCGGCGAGGGGGCGAAGCTGGTCGGGGAGACCCACCACGCCTCCGAGGATTTCTTCGCGAAGGTCGAGGGGGCGACCCCCTTCAACCGGGGGAACGAGGTCCGCATCTCGAAGCCCGGCCTCGTCGAGGACACCCTCTCCTATCTCCTCCTCCGCATCCACCGGACCCTCATCGAGGCCCTCGACGACCTGGAGGAAGACGGCGTCGGGGAAGGAGAATCATCGAGTGGAAAAAGCGATCTCCGCCTCGAGGTGAAGGACAGCGCCCAGCGGATCGCCTCCTTCAAGAACGGGATCTCGGAGTTCCTCACCCAATCGCGCGAGGACCACGTCTACTGGGTCGAGCGGAGCCCGAAGTACAAGGAGATCCAGCTCGTCGCCGCCCCGACCGACGTCGCCCCGCTGCTGAAACGCCTCGTCTTCCGCCCCGGCCAGACGGCGATCATGACGAGCGCCACCCTCGCCGTCGCCCGCGACCTCCACTTTTTTCAAAAACGGATCGGGGCCGACGAGCCCTCGGTCGAGTCGCTGAAGCTCGATTCCCCCTTCGATTACGCGAAGCAGATGCGGGTCTATATCCCGCGCAAGATGCCGGAACCGAACTCGGGCGAGGACTACGAGCGGGCGCTGGCGCGGTGGATCGAGCACTTCGTCCTCGAGACGGAAGGTCGCGCCTTCGTCCTCTTCACCAGCTACAAGCTCCTCCTGGCCATCGCCGACCGGATGGAGCTCTTCTTCCGCAACCACGACTTCACCCTCCTCCTCCAGGACGGGAGCCAGCCCCGGCACAAGCTGCTGCAGCGTTTCCGCACGGGAAAGAAGGCCGTCCTCTTCGGCACCGACAGCTTCTGGCAGGGCGTCGACGTCCCGGGCGACGCGCTGGGCAACGTCATCCTCACCCGCCTCCCCTTCGCCGTCCCCGACCATCCGCTGACCCAGGCGCGGCTGGAACGGATCGAGCTGGAGGGAGGCGATCCCTTCCGCGACTACTCGCTCCCCGAGGCGATCCTGAAATTCCGCCAGGGCGTCGGCCGATTGATCCGGACCAAGCAGGACACCGGCATCATCGTCATCCTCGACAACCGCGTCCTCTCGAAGACCTACGGAAAAGCATTCCTGAACATGCTCCCCAAGTGCCCCGTCGAGATCCTAGATCAGCCCTAA
- a CDS encoding hydrolase, producing MKTTTPIDPARTALVLIDLQKGILAIPAAPRSGAEVVQNAARLTEAFRKAGATVVLVNVGFSADGADRLQPEVDAPAKMPPLPPDWMELAPELNAQPSDLRITKRQWGAFHGTELDLQLRRRGITKIVLGGVSTNIGVESTARAAYEHGYTLVLAEDAMASGNGAEAHRFACETIFPRIAVVRSTEEILAALAPA from the coding sequence ATGAAAACCACCACGCCCATCGATCCCGCCCGCACCGCCCTCGTCCTGATCGATCTCCAGAAGGGGATCCTCGCCATCCCCGCCGCGCCGCGCTCCGGCGCCGAGGTGGTGCAGAACGCCGCCCGCCTCACCGAGGCCTTCCGCAAGGCCGGGGCGACCGTCGTCCTCGTCAACGTCGGATTCTCCGCCGACGGGGCCGACCGCCTCCAGCCCGAGGTCGACGCTCCCGCCAAGATGCCTCCCCTTCCTCCCGACTGGATGGAGCTGGCCCCCGAACTGAACGCCCAGCCTTCCGACCTCCGGATCACGAAACGCCAGTGGGGCGCCTTCCACGGCACCGAACTCGATCTCCAGCTCCGCCGACGCGGCATCACGAAGATCGTCCTCGGCGGCGTCTCGACGAACATCGGCGTCGAGTCGACCGCCCGCGCCGCCTACGAGCACGGCTACACCCTCGTCCTCGCCGAGGATGCCATGGCCTCGGGCAACGGCGCGGAGGCCCACCGCTTCGCCTGCGAGACGATCTTCCCCCGGATCGCGGTCGTCCGCTCGACGGAGGAAATTCTGGCCGCCCTGGCCCCGGCATGA
- a CDS encoding LysM peptidoglycan-binding domain-containing protein — translation MIEKAGSLSLVMAFGIALGLTGLPRNAGAEEVRIYRPLGDEAAIPLPAPTPAPAPASEAAAPKALPVVATAKAVPAAVPAPAAPAKTYTVQKGDTLWKISRKCNVTVEALKKANHLPSDQIAVGTALTVPSEGKSLSAASAAPATEEIRRAQPVPVALATPAAPSAAPAVSAPVPTVVPVSSTGEGKIVSSQAELQSRFLAETKALAVKGVGYDQDWTPPGEDEAWDMDCSNTSRYLYRKVTGISMQRTASDQYYDLQQQGRAWDAPLDADGKPDVAWLDTHLRVGDLLFWENTYKPRRDPNITHVMIYLGKNNRNQWLMAGSQSGGGFFNTSGSGPDVYVFKPTASVGGYYKNLGFTHVSGRFVSFGRPLAPLAPKPQVQIASR, via the coding sequence ATGATCGAAAAAGCCGGTTCCCTCTCCCTCGTCATGGCCTTCGGGATCGCCCTGGGGCTCACTGGCTTGCCGCGGAATGCCGGGGCCGAAGAAGTCCGCATCTACCGCCCCCTTGGCGACGAGGCGGCGATCCCGCTGCCCGCGCCGACTCCTGCTCCCGCCCCTGCTTCTGAAGCGGCGGCTCCGAAGGCCCTCCCCGTCGTCGCCACGGCGAAGGCGGTCCCGGCTGCCGTCCCCGCTCCCGCCGCCCCTGCCAAGACCTACACCGTCCAGAAAGGGGATACCCTTTGGAAAATCAGCCGGAAGTGCAACGTCACCGTCGAGGCCCTGAAAAAGGCCAACCACCTCCCTTCGGACCAGATCGCCGTCGGCACCGCCCTCACGGTTCCTTCCGAGGGGAAGAGCCTCTCCGCCGCTTCTGCCGCCCCCGCGACGGAGGAAATCCGCCGCGCCCAGCCCGTTCCCGTCGCGCTCGCCACGCCTGCCGCTCCTTCCGCTGCCCCCGCCGTCTCGGCCCCCGTCCCGACGGTCGTCCCCGTCTCCAGCACCGGGGAGGGGAAGATCGTTTCGAGCCAGGCCGAGCTCCAAAGCCGCTTTCTCGCCGAGACGAAGGCCCTCGCCGTGAAGGGCGTCGGCTACGACCAGGATTGGACCCCGCCCGGCGAGGACGAGGCCTGGGACATGGATTGCTCCAACACCAGCCGCTACCTCTACCGCAAGGTCACCGGTATCTCGATGCAGCGGACCGCCTCCGACCAGTATTACGACCTCCAGCAGCAGGGCCGCGCCTGGGACGCCCCCCTCGACGCCGACGGCAAGCCCGACGTCGCCTGGCTCGACACCCATCTCCGCGTCGGCGATCTCCTCTTCTGGGAGAACACCTACAAGCCCCGCCGCGACCCGAACATCACCCACGTCATGATCTATCTCGGCAAGAACAACCGGAACCAGTGGCTCATGGCCGGTTCGCAATCGGGCGGCGGCTTCTTCAACACCTCGGGGAGCGGCCCCGACGTCTACGTCTTTAAGCCGACCGCCTCGGTCGGCGGCTACTACAAGAACCTGGGCTTCACCCACGTTTCCGGCCGCTTCGTCTCCTTCGGCCGCCCCCTGGCCCCCCTCGCGCCGAAGCCCCAGGTACAGATCGCCTCGCGTTAA
- a CDS encoding O-antigen ligase family protein, giving the protein MLSFRIWLLLGLAFLPCFLGGGWTEAEAGWIVAAVGLYMAVFPPARWPSRPLALGMGLLLVTPFFSFLPLAHGSLLAGAWRSQLESGGHIDLGNLVTPQPWMSADAAVFFLCGWVFLAVRLAEQPEEEDRLELSTIFSLACATMAVLALVQHFLGGFLPWWNQAIHTSFGPFPNRNEFGNLLALGGICSLVGALQRLHQSPLRMTLHYTALVLIFVALICNGSRGGMALFFGGGLLWLVWISIQSRSLRFGGRITAIIMAFLALFLAFGGTLVERVLSMRLSGAVMEADFRMLMARDVFWMIRHIPLFGIGIGNFEPIFAMFRRFSENGMTVLHPDSDLMWALGECGFIGLIVFLAGLILGAGAWFPVRRGSARSLHAGAIIASLSFLIHGAFEVPMHRLGSLLPGLFLLGSALASPGKPSMVPKGPKVIPHFIFWGGARYFLRLLGGALVVVGALWVMPGGGKFWPPRAAAEAKERAIAERDAKDYLRSDEDATRALAVRPLDWRLYYLRGESRYAGKRDFDAAAADFLVARSLQPARSDIRLREATLWYPVRPFYGLSIEAEALKLSPGADRAKIYDNIVENTYSNVFLRPALLNMAGDNFSLQLVYFSHAEREDAAIVLQRLMAVDSELRFINAAQLGQILQRWATIGNLPDLVARIEASASWEAAGWTIAAKYYAESGNPRKAYQMARKRDPLPPFPKMDPTDSKEQLSLDAKLNPNAIKPRIYLLQIARNSNDSVSASRLLQQLVRLDGCPGYLYYYMAEDRAGAGDWAGAWSWYQRYHPLP; this is encoded by the coding sequence ATGCTTTCCTTCCGCATCTGGCTCCTCCTCGGTCTCGCCTTCCTGCCGTGCTTCCTCGGCGGCGGCTGGACCGAGGCGGAGGCGGGCTGGATCGTCGCCGCCGTCGGGCTCTACATGGCCGTCTTCCCCCCGGCGCGCTGGCCCTCGCGCCCGCTCGCCCTCGGGATGGGGCTGCTGCTCGTCACCCCGTTCTTCAGCTTCCTCCCCCTGGCCCACGGCTCCCTCCTGGCCGGGGCGTGGCGGAGCCAGCTCGAGAGCGGCGGCCACATCGACCTCGGGAACCTCGTCACGCCCCAGCCGTGGATGAGCGCCGACGCCGCCGTCTTCTTCCTCTGCGGCTGGGTCTTCCTCGCCGTCCGCCTCGCCGAGCAGCCCGAGGAGGAGGACCGGCTCGAGCTCAGTACCATCTTTTCCCTCGCCTGCGCCACGATGGCCGTCCTGGCGCTCGTCCAGCATTTCCTCGGGGGCTTCCTCCCCTGGTGGAACCAGGCGATCCACACCTCCTTCGGCCCGTTCCCGAACCGGAACGAGTTCGGCAACCTCCTCGCCCTCGGCGGCATCTGCTCCCTGGTCGGCGCCCTCCAGCGGCTCCACCAGTCGCCGCTGCGGATGACGCTCCATTACACCGCCCTGGTGCTGATCTTCGTGGCGCTGATCTGCAACGGCTCGCGCGGCGGGATGGCTCTCTTCTTCGGCGGAGGCCTCCTGTGGCTCGTCTGGATCTCGATCCAGTCCCGGAGCCTCCGTTTCGGCGGCCGGATCACGGCGATCATCATGGCCTTCCTCGCCCTCTTCCTCGCCTTCGGCGGGACGCTGGTGGAGCGGGTCCTCTCGATGCGCCTCTCGGGCGCGGTGATGGAGGCCGACTTCCGGATGCTGATGGCCCGCGACGTCTTCTGGATGATCCGCCACATCCCCCTCTTCGGGATCGGCATCGGGAACTTCGAGCCGATCTTCGCCATGTTCCGCCGCTTCTCGGAAAACGGGATGACCGTCCTCCATCCCGACAGCGACCTGATGTGGGCCCTCGGCGAGTGCGGCTTCATCGGCCTCATCGTCTTCCTCGCGGGGCTGATCCTCGGGGCCGGGGCCTGGTTCCCCGTCCGGCGGGGCTCGGCCCGCAGCCTCCACGCCGGGGCGATCATCGCCTCGCTTTCCTTCCTCATCCACGGGGCCTTCGAGGTGCCGATGCACCGCCTCGGCTCGCTCCTGCCGGGACTCTTCCTGCTCGGCTCGGCCCTCGCCTCGCCGGGGAAGCCTTCGATGGTCCCGAAGGGGCCGAAGGTCATCCCCCACTTCATTTTCTGGGGCGGGGCGCGGTACTTCCTGCGGCTCCTCGGCGGGGCGCTGGTCGTCGTCGGCGCCCTCTGGGTGATGCCCGGCGGCGGGAAGTTCTGGCCCCCCCGCGCCGCCGCCGAGGCGAAGGAACGGGCCATCGCGGAGCGCGATGCGAAGGACTACCTCCGCAGCGACGAGGACGCCACGCGCGCCCTGGCCGTCCGGCCCCTCGATTGGCGTCTCTACTACCTGCGCGGGGAATCCCGCTACGCCGGGAAGCGCGATTTCGACGCCGCCGCGGCTGACTTCCTCGTCGCCCGCTCCCTCCAGCCCGCCCGGAGCGACATCCGGCTGCGGGAGGCGACGCTCTGGTATCCCGTCCGCCCCTTCTACGGCCTCTCCATCGAGGCCGAGGCCCTGAAGCTGAGCCCCGGGGCCGACCGCGCGAAAATCTACGACAACATCGTCGAGAACACCTACAGCAACGTCTTCCTCCGCCCCGCCCTCCTCAACATGGCGGGGGACAACTTCTCCCTCCAGCTCGTCTACTTCTCCCACGCGGAGCGGGAGGACGCCGCCATCGTCCTCCAGCGGCTGATGGCCGTCGACAGCGAGCTCCGGTTCATCAACGCGGCGCAGCTCGGCCAGATCCTCCAGCGTTGGGCGACGATCGGGAACCTCCCCGACCTCGTCGCCCGGATCGAGGCCTCGGCCTCGTGGGAGGCGGCCGGCTGGACGATCGCCGCGAAGTATTACGCCGAGAGCGGCAATCCCCGCAAGGCCTACCAGATGGCCCGGAAGCGCGACCCCCTCCCTCCCTTCCCGAAGATGGACCCGACCGATTCCAAGGAGCAGCTCTCCCTCGACGCGAAGCTCAACCCGAACGCGATCAAGCCCCGGATCTACCTCCTCCAGATCGCCCGGAACTCCAACGACAGCGTCTCGGCCTCCCGCCTCCTCCAGCAGCTCGTCCGGTTGGACGGCTGCCCGGGCTATCTTTATTACTACATGGCCGAAGACCGGGCCGGGGCCGGGGACTGGGCGGGCGCGTGGTCGTGGTACCAGCGGTACCATCCCCTTCCTTGA
- a CDS encoding MarR family transcriptional regulator yields the protein MTEIEQTAIRLRMALRPILRKARALSHPDGPNESQKDILLRLDEREKMTPSDLAAATQLRPQTIGQTLDSLDRRKWIVRSPHPTDRRRILISLSAAGRRVIEKGRDRRQAWLASEMAKLSPADFKALRAALPAFEQIAAASRIRTP from the coding sequence ATGACCGAAATCGAGCAGACCGCCATCCGCCTCCGCATGGCCCTCCGCCCCATCCTCCGCAAAGCCCGCGCCCTCTCCCACCCCGACGGCCCGAACGAATCGCAAAAGGACATCCTCCTCCGCCTCGACGAACGGGAAAAAATGACCCCCAGCGACCTCGCCGCCGCGACCCAGCTCCGCCCCCAGACCATCGGGCAGACCCTCGACTCCCTCGACCGCCGCAAGTGGATCGTCCGCTCCCCCCACCCCACCGACCGCCGCCGCATCCTCATCTCCCTCAGCGCGGCGGGCCGCCGCGTCATCGAGAAGGGCCGCGACCGCCGCCAGGCCTGGCTCGCCTCCGAGATGGCCAAGCTCTCCCCCGCCGACTTCAAGGCGCTCCGCGCCGCCCTCCCCGCCTTCGAGCAGATTGCCGCCGCCTCCCGAATCCGCACCCCATGA
- a CDS encoding LL-diaminopimelate aminotransferase: protein MSESYIQDLFAERIGGNRFGKDTAIYKFEKIKRAKRAALAANPGTELFDLGVGEPDEPAFPEVIEELYKEAKKADNRGYADNGGSPLKDAAARYLKNVCGVSVDPETQIVHSIGSKAALSILPAALINPGDVVLMTVPGYPVFGTHAKYYGGVVHNLPLLAANHFLPDLKSIPADVVAKAKVLVINYPNNPTGASATPEFFAEVVAFAKANGIVVIHDFAYAALVFEGKPLSFLATPGALDVGIELHSASKNFNMTGWRCGFVAGNELLVKAYATVKDNTDSGQFLGIQNATAYCFDHPEITQKIAAKYSRRMDLIVPVLKRLGFDAKKPKGSFFLYVAAPKTATAKDGGRQFAFASGEEFSQWMITENLISTVPWDEAGAFVRFSVTFIAQGEEDEKRALAEIEKRLSRFTFAW from the coding sequence ATGAGCGAATCCTACATTCAAGACCTCTTCGCCGAGCGCATCGGCGGCAACCGTTTCGGCAAGGACACGGCGATCTACAAGTTCGAGAAGATCAAGCGGGCGAAGCGCGCCGCGCTGGCCGCGAACCCCGGGACCGAACTCTTCGACCTCGGCGTCGGCGAGCCCGACGAACCGGCCTTCCCCGAAGTGATCGAGGAGCTCTACAAGGAGGCGAAGAAGGCCGACAACCGCGGCTATGCCGACAACGGCGGCTCCCCCCTGAAGGACGCGGCGGCCCGTTACCTGAAGAACGTCTGCGGCGTGTCGGTCGATCCCGAAACCCAGATCGTCCACTCGATCGGCTCGAAGGCGGCCCTCTCGATCCTCCCCGCCGCGCTGATCAACCCCGGCGACGTCGTCCTCATGACGGTCCCCGGCTATCCGGTCTTCGGCACCCATGCGAAGTACTACGGCGGCGTGGTCCACAACCTTCCGCTGCTCGCCGCGAACCACTTCCTCCCCGACCTGAAGTCGATCCCCGCCGACGTCGTGGCGAAGGCGAAGGTCCTGGTCATCAACTACCCGAACAACCCGACCGGCGCGAGCGCGACGCCCGAGTTCTTCGCCGAGGTCGTCGCCTTCGCGAAGGCGAACGGCATCGTCGTGATCCACGACTTCGCCTACGCCGCCCTCGTCTTCGAGGGGAAGCCGCTGAGCTTCCTCGCCACCCCCGGCGCCCTCGACGTCGGCATCGAGCTCCATTCCGCAAGCAAGAACTTCAACATGACCGGCTGGCGCTGCGGCTTCGTCGCGGGCAACGAGCTCCTCGTGAAAGCCTACGCCACGGTGAAGGACAACACCGACTCGGGCCAGTTCCTCGGCATCCAGAACGCCACGGCCTACTGCTTCGACCATCCCGAGATCACCCAGAAGATCGCGGCGAAGTACTCCCGCCGCATGGACCTCATCGTCCCGGTGCTGAAGCGCCTCGGCTTCGACGCGAAGAAGCCGAAGGGTTCCTTCTTCCTCTACGTCGCCGCGCCGAAGACGGCGACGGCGAAGGACGGCGGCAGGCAGTTCGCCTTCGCCTCGGGCGAGGAGTTCTCCCAGTGGATGATCACGGAGAACCTGATCTCGACCGTCCCCTGGGACGAGGCCGGGGCCTTCGTCCGCTTCAGCGTCACCTTCATCGCCCAGGGCGAGGAGGACGAGAAGCGCGCGCTGGCCGAGATCGAGAAGCGGCTCTCCCGCTTCACGTTTGCCTGGTAG
- a CDS encoding exopolysaccharide biosynthesis polyprenyl glycosylphosphotransferase: MFTQRAKGLYGLVLAGQIVLSLLLFAGCAALTVFSDLVDSPFFLQQYGVYAFLVVLALVAEAATRPEKVHQILTPDLVEKERLARRQILFVLGLLVLFLVGAKDKAVSRTFLVGYIPSLYALLLASHYFVPIKLSRIFFDGSREERILLVSLGDEPVHRLRLFLEWIRTKSSLGLRIEGFLSAVRPPAPENGGHGEEIPWLGDTSELEAILKTRTIQMVVLTEIPPGEEQLREIPLLCERYGARLLIVSNLSEKLHHPLTYFTDGGYQFIALREEPLENPFNRLLKRITDVAIASVAVALVLPPVCLFVWILQRRQSPGPLFFHQERTGLRGEHFYMLKFRTMRNDHELATLQTSVGDPRLYPAGAWLRRYSLDEVPQFWNVLRGEMSIVGPRPHFTVHDETFAPFINSYRIRAAIKPGITGLAQVRGHRGAVHTESDLVKRVESDLFYLENWSLTLDFVIMMKTAWQMLSPIRTAY; encoded by the coding sequence GTGTTCACGCAACGGGCAAAAGGTTTATACGGACTCGTCCTCGCAGGCCAGATCGTTTTATCGCTCCTCCTCTTCGCCGGCTGCGCGGCGCTGACCGTCTTTTCCGACCTCGTCGACAGCCCCTTCTTCCTCCAGCAATACGGCGTCTACGCCTTCCTCGTCGTCCTCGCCCTCGTCGCCGAGGCGGCGACGCGGCCGGAGAAGGTCCACCAGATCCTCACCCCCGACCTCGTCGAGAAGGAGCGCCTCGCCCGCCGCCAGATCCTCTTCGTCCTCGGCCTCCTCGTCCTCTTCCTCGTCGGCGCGAAGGACAAGGCCGTCTCCCGAACCTTCCTCGTCGGCTACATCCCCTCCCTCTACGCCCTCCTCCTCGCCTCCCACTACTTCGTCCCGATCAAGCTCAGCCGGATCTTCTTCGACGGCTCGCGGGAGGAGCGGATCCTCCTCGTCAGCCTCGGGGACGAGCCGGTCCACCGACTCCGCCTCTTCCTCGAATGGATCCGGACGAAGTCGTCCCTCGGCCTCCGCATCGAGGGCTTCCTGAGCGCCGTCCGCCCCCCCGCCCCCGAGAACGGCGGCCATGGGGAGGAGATCCCGTGGCTCGGCGACACCTCGGAACTGGAAGCGATCCTCAAGACGCGGACGATCCAGATGGTCGTCCTCACCGAGATCCCTCCCGGCGAGGAGCAGCTGCGGGAGATCCCCCTCCTTTGCGAGCGTTACGGCGCCCGCCTCCTCATCGTCAGCAACCTCTCGGAAAAGCTCCACCATCCCCTCACCTACTTCACCGACGGCGGCTATCAGTTCATTGCCCTCCGGGAGGAGCCGCTGGAGAATCCCTTCAACCGTCTCCTGAAGCGGATCACCGACGTCGCCATCGCCTCGGTCGCGGTGGCCCTCGTCCTCCCCCCGGTCTGCCTCTTCGTCTGGATCCTCCAGCGGCGGCAGTCGCCCGGCCCCCTCTTCTTCCACCAGGAACGGACCGGCCTTCGCGGGGAGCATTTCTACATGCTGAAGTTCCGCACCATGCGGAACGACCACGAGCTGGCCACCCTCCAGACGAGCGTCGGCGATCCCCGCCTCTATCCCGCCGGGGCATGGCTCCGCCGCTACAGCCTCGACGAGGTCCCCCAGTTCTGGAACGTGCTGCGGGGGGAAATGAGCATCGTCGGGCCCCGCCCCCACTTCACCGTCCACGACGAGACCTTCGCCCCGTTCATCAACAGCTACCGGATCCGCGCGGCGATCAAGCCCGGCATCACCGGGCTCGCCCAGGTGCGCGGCCATCGCGGGGCCGTCCACACGGAGAGCGACCTGGTGAAGCGGGTCGAGAGCGATCTCTTCTACCTGGAGAATTGGTCCCTCACGCTCGACTTCGTCATCATGATGAAGACGGCGTGGCAGATGCTCTCGCCGATCCGGACGGCCTATTAG
- a CDS encoding carbohydrate porin has product MKQHAFPAVAVLGLAFQLLSLPVFAGTEVVSTKAGAQASTAPSTEADDLWHRDTLLGELGGYRTKLSDHGIVITPLFTAELMGNLGGGSGAGYSSGGVGRGLGYAGLLNVPVDVDLSKMVDGWKGATFHVNGLWTSGPGLSPPYLGDIGNTSNIQAYNTVRLQELWFQQTFLEEKLSLRVGEMAADAEFFTTSTGALFLNSTFGAFTLLSANLTNPYNPPSYPMAAPGVRLRAQPRSDVYVMAGIYDGNTESQTANKHGTDFHLNSESGAAIFTEAGYLLNADHAERLQGAYKFGSFVHTHNWNSWQSQAAAAAGTGTKVSGGVDALLYGVIDQQVYRRGDAAISVYTRAGHGSADRNAVDWYVDGGFNFAGFVPDREKDVFGVAVTRSSFSGNYSDYQLTTGAAANPYVAETTIEATYRFQLTPWWTLQPDYQHIFTPGGIDGAKDADVLGLRTSVAF; this is encoded by the coding sequence ATGAAACAGCATGCCTTCCCTGCGGTGGCGGTCCTCGGCCTGGCTTTCCAGCTCCTTTCCCTCCCCGTCTTCGCGGGAACGGAGGTGGTAAGCACCAAGGCAGGAGCCCAAGCCTCGACCGCCCCCTCCACCGAGGCGGACGACCTCTGGCACCGGGATACCCTCCTCGGCGAGCTCGGCGGCTACCGTACGAAGCTCTCCGACCACGGGATCGTCATCACCCCCCTCTTCACGGCCGAACTGATGGGGAATCTCGGCGGCGGTTCCGGTGCGGGCTACAGCAGCGGCGGCGTCGGGCGGGGGCTCGGTTATGCCGGGCTGCTCAACGTCCCCGTCGATGTCGATCTCAGCAAGATGGTCGACGGCTGGAAGGGGGCGACGTTCCACGTGAACGGCCTCTGGACCAGCGGCCCGGGCCTCAGCCCCCCCTACCTCGGTGACATCGGCAACACGAGCAACATCCAGGCCTACAACACCGTCCGCCTCCAGGAGCTTTGGTTCCAGCAGACCTTCCTGGAGGAGAAGCTCTCGCTGCGGGTCGGGGAGATGGCGGCCGACGCCGAGTTCTTCACCACCTCGACGGGGGCGCTCTTCCTGAACTCGACCTTCGGGGCCTTCACCCTCCTCAGCGCGAACCTCACGAACCCCTACAATCCGCCTTCCTACCCGATGGCCGCCCCCGGCGTCCGCCTCCGGGCCCAGCCCCGCTCCGACGTCTACGTCATGGCCGGGATCTACGACGGGAACACCGAGAGCCAGACCGCGAACAAGCACGGCACCGACTTCCACCTGAACAGCGAGAGCGGCGCGGCGATCTTCACCGAGGCGGGCTACCTCCTCAACGCCGACCATGCCGAGCGCCTTCAGGGAGCCTACAAATTCGGCTCCTTCGTCCACACCCACAACTGGAACTCGTGGCAATCCCAGGCCGCCGCCGCCGCGGGGACCGGGACGAAGGTCAGCGGCGGGGTCGACGCCCTCCTTTACGGGGTGATCGACCAGCAGGTCTACCGCCGGGGAGACGCCGCGATTTCGGTCTACACCCGGGCCGGACACGGCAGCGCCGACCGAAACGCGGTCGACTGGTACGTCGATGGAGGCTTCAACTTCGCCGGGTTCGTCCCCGACCGGGAGAAGGATGTCTTCGGCGTCGCCGTCACGCGGTCGAGCTTCAGCGGGAATTACAGCGATTATCAGCTGACCACCGGGGCCGCCGCGAATCCCTACGTCGCCGAGACGACGATCGAGGCGACCTACCGCTTCCAGCTGACGCCGTGGTGGACCCTCCAGCCCGACTACCAGCACATCTTCACCCCCGGCGGGATCGACGGCGCGAAGGACGCCGACGTCCTCGGCCTCCGGACGAGCGTGGCGTTCTGA